The Panicum virgatum strain AP13 chromosome 5K, P.virgatum_v5, whole genome shotgun sequence genome has a window encoding:
- the LOC120706242 gene encoding uncharacterized protein LOC120706242 → MPRANEMFRADSRMMVVFGALKSKPQQLTFEESLRFVKKVKARDYMLYLSLFNILGRMELSQLDAYRELRLLFRNHPDLCEELEKFRPPAPVKHVTNNI, encoded by the exons ATGCCAAGAGCTAATGAGATGTTTAGGGCGGATTCAAGAATGATGGTAGTCTTTGGTGCCTTGAAATCAAAACCACAGCAGCTAACATTTGAAGAATCCCTCAGATTTGTCAAGAAAGTGAAG GCCCGCGATTACATGTTGTACTTGTCACTATTCAACATTCTTGGCAGAATGGAACTGTCCCAGCTTGATGCCTACCGAGAG TTACGGCTGCTATTTCGAAATCACCCAGATTTGTGTGAAGAGCTTGAGAAGTTCAGACCACCTGCGCCCGTGAAGCACGTAACGAACAACATCTAG